In a genomic window of Streptomyces koelreuteriae:
- a CDS encoding CGNR zinc finger domain-containing protein, translated as MREPISRDARLALDLALTVRHDGEGGVADDLTDPAGLTAWVRAHAEVLPDTEGFTADAARLTEVRELRAAARALFARAVRPGEPSPADATRLLPEGEAVRRLNEAAARTPTVPVLHWPQSAAPVVRRRPVHGAGDLTATLAHAVIAFLASPDRDRLRACHAPRCVRYFLKEHPRQEWCKPSCGNRARVARHHQRHRATT; from the coding sequence ATGCGGGAACCGATCAGCAGGGACGCCCGGCTCGCCCTGGACCTGGCCCTCACCGTCCGGCACGACGGCGAGGGCGGCGTGGCCGACGATCTGACCGACCCGGCGGGCCTCACCGCCTGGGTCCGGGCACACGCCGAGGTCCTGCCGGACACCGAGGGGTTCACCGCCGACGCCGCGCGGCTCACCGAGGTCCGAGAGCTGCGCGCCGCCGCCCGCGCGCTCTTCGCACGCGCCGTGCGCCCCGGCGAGCCCAGCCCCGCGGACGCGACCCGCCTCCTGCCCGAGGGCGAGGCCGTACGGCGCCTCAACGAGGCGGCCGCCCGCACCCCCACCGTGCCGGTCCTGCACTGGCCCCAGTCGGCCGCCCCCGTCGTCCGCAGGCGGCCCGTGCACGGCGCCGGCGATCTGACGGCGACCCTCGCGCACGCCGTGATCGCGTTCCTCGCGAGCCCCGACCGCGACCGGCTGCGAGCCTGCCACGCACCGCGCTGTGTGCGGTACTTCCTCAAGGAGCACCCACGCCAGGAGTGGTGCAAACCGTCCTGCGGCAACCGCGCCCGGGTCGCCCGCCACCACCAACGGCACCGGGCGACGACTTGA
- a CDS encoding glycosyltransferase family protein — protein MSFLRRRSATPAGPDFDVLAMDPGDWPGNLGAGLLPAPDGTCQGVFLRYDLFGGRGPAMIIGNLPEGSPAREVPEGEVPFEVAQLLLALENDEEVTVVSTEDVPVMQGDNLLIVRRVKLSEGRISCVQFDRSDNVLVTIAAWDRPITDDLYALLKPLPAELFQQG, from the coding sequence ATGTCGTTCCTCCGCCGCCGCAGCGCCACTCCCGCCGGGCCTGACTTCGACGTACTGGCCATGGACCCGGGCGACTGGCCCGGCAACCTCGGTGCGGGACTGCTTCCCGCGCCCGACGGCACCTGCCAGGGCGTCTTCCTGCGCTACGACCTGTTCGGCGGCCGCGGCCCCGCGATGATCATCGGCAATCTGCCCGAGGGCTCCCCGGCGCGCGAGGTCCCCGAGGGGGAGGTCCCCTTCGAGGTGGCCCAGCTGCTTCTGGCGCTGGAGAACGACGAGGAGGTCACCGTCGTCAGCACCGAGGACGTGCCGGTGATGCAGGGCGACAACCTTCTGATCGTGCGCCGTGTCAAGCTCTCCGAGGGCCGGATCTCCTGCGTCCAGTTCGACCGCAGCGACAACGTCCTGGTGACCATCGCCGCCTGGGACCGCCCCATCACGGACGACCTGTACGCCCTCCTCAAACCCCTGCCCGCGGAGCTGTTCCAGCAGGGCTGA